TGACATAATCTTCCCACTGCTCTGCCGGCAGTTGGCCGACGGCGTGGAGGAACAGATCACGGGCTTTTTGCAGGTTTGCAGGCATGGCAACACGCAATACCAATTTCGTCCGGCGCTGAACTCGACGGACACCCTACAGTGCGGAATTGGCGCCGCATTCGTCCGGAAAAATATGGCAAAAGCTGCGTCGTTTCCGCCGGTCGATCACTCGCCCCCCAGCAAGGTTTTGAGGCGCACGCGGGCATAGGACCAGTGTTCGTAGGCCGTCGAGCGGGAAATGCCGACCAGTTCGGCGGCATCCTCGATGGATAAGCCAGCGAAATAGCGGAGCTGAATCAAGCGCGCGGACTGGGGTTCCTCGGCCGCCAAACGCGCGAGGGCCACGTCGATGTCCAGAAGTTCGTCCGCGGGAGACTCGAAGCCGACATCGGCGGCATCCAGGGGAATCCGCTGGCCCTGACCGCCCCGCTTTTGAGCCTGTTTGCGGCGGGCTTGATCGACGAGAATGCGCCGCATTGCCTCGGCAGCCGCTCCGAAGAAGTGGGCCCGACTATTCCAGTGCTGGGCTTTCTCGACATCCACAAGCCGGAGATACGCGTCATGGACCAGGGCCGTGGCCTGTAGCGTCTGGCCGGGTTTTTCCTGCGCTAGGCGCGCGGCGGCCAGCTTTCGCAGCTCGTCGTATACCAGAGGCAGCAGTTTCTCCGCCGCCGACGAATCGCCGGAATCGATTTGCGACAAGATGCGGGTGACGTCGGACATGGCCCCAATTATGGTTGCTCCAAAACGAGCCCGCAATCGACGCTCCGGGCCTGCCGATGGATAGCTCAAGCTTCCTGGGAATCGCGTTGTGAGACACTTCTGGTGTAGATTGTGGGCTGACGATCCCATGATGAGCAGGAGTCGAAGCGATGGCGCGACAGTCGAACGTGGAGGTGAAGGACCGGCGAGAGGCGGTGTTAAGTCTGTTGCGGCGCGAGGAGTGTAGTCGAGTTTTGCTTCCGCGGAACCGCGATTGCCGCGACGAGCATCATTAGGGAGATGTGTTAACCAGCCCGGGCTCCACCGCTGCAGGAGATTCTGATTGGGTAGTACTCGCGACCACGCCGCTGGCTCAGAACACGCAGCCGGTCGTGCCGATCACACCTCCGCTGGAGCACCGTGCACAATCCTCGCCCAATCCGGGTTAAGACTGTTCAGTCCGCTCACGCGCGAGCAAGAATCCCGGTCTCGAGCCATTCAGCGCTTGCGCGATTCTGGGTGGCCTGAATTTGTAGTCCGATTCTTTTAACTGAATGCGAGTACCGTGCGTGACTGTTAGCCGCGTCATCACAGACCATACCTGCGATAGCGCCACTTGCCGCACAGTCCACCCATCAACACCACTCCGATCGCCAAGCCAGCGCTCGGCGGCTCCGGAATTGTTCGGTACTCCACAGTCAATTGAGGGCGATTCGACAGGACCGGACTCTCGCGCGAATCAAATCGCTTGCCAGAGGCATTGGAGATTTCGTCGGCCGCTACCACGACCCATCCGAAGTTACTCCCTGGTTGTTCGAGCCAGGCCTGCACGTCATTCACGAGAAGGCTGTTCGATCCCCAGTGGTAAAAATCGGGAGCGCCTACAACGACCGTGTCGCGTGGCATAGCCACTAAATCGCCCCCCGCAGTAGCCCACAACTGGTCCGGAAAGAAGCGGTGCACCCAAGTGGCGTCGTCCGCAGTCGCGGCCGTACCGGCTCCCTCGCCTCCCAACGCGTCGGAAGTGCCTTCCCCCCAGGCCGACAACAGTCGATGGATCGCGACCGGTTCGGCCCCGCTTTGTGATTGCGATAAATGCAACGTCAGCACGGCTTCGGTGATGATCGACTGCGGCGGAATGCTCGCAGCGACGTCAAATCGAACGAGACCACGACGCACCAGCCCATCGGCGGTGACGCCCACATTGAGGAATTGTCCGGCTCCATTACTGAGCGACGCCGACGGATCATCGTAAATCGTATTGTCGGCGGCAGCGCTGAGTTGGATAGTGGCACCCAGACACAGTCGGAACGGAATTAGCAATAACAGCGGTGCACCAAGAAGATGACTTGCCCAACGCATTGTTGCCCCGGTGATGCGATTCATGAGAGTTGTTTTGCCGCACCTAGCATGCATGCAGTGAGCCAGAAATGCAACCTATCGCCCACATCACAGGTGCACGACATGAGACATACTATCCTGGCGCGATACGCAAGCGGCAAAAGGACGACGTTCTACCTCTTGCTACGCAGCCTTGGGAAGGTTAACCTCTCCGTGTCGTGCGGTGGCTGCCCCGTTGCACGACCTGGCCGCCGGTCCGAGTTACGGGCGCGGGCGGCTTTTTTATGCGCGGTTACTCGCAGCCTGCAGCGTATCCCTTCGCGCTCACCGCAGCCGGCTACTGCGGCGGACCTGCCTGCGGCCTACTCACAACTCGGGATAGTGTGCTCAGGCTGTAGTCGACCTGCGGTTGCTCACAAAGCCCATAGTGAGGGCAGCCGTCACGAGGGAGGCAAGGCCTGCGGCATTGGCATCGCACGGTAAGAATCTGCGGCGTGTACCGGTTTGGTTGGCGCCCGTCGCTAGGAGTCGAACGACCCTGCCCAAGGAGCGTCACGATTTGGTGCGCTGCCGGTGCCGCCACCAAATTTCCCCTGATGGTGCGTCGGCAGTCCCGCGGACTAGCGCATCAAGCCGAACCAGAAGAACACGTTGGTCAACAACACCAGCACGGCGAAGAAAAGGAACCGCCGCAATTGTCGAACCTGCTGCCGACGTTGATACGCGTCTTGAATCGTTTGCGGCGAGCGCATTACGTTGGTTGCCATACCTCTATCCCAGGAAGCGGAAGTGATCGGGCCACTACATTGGTCCGGCCCGTGGAAGTGCCCAACCCAACGATAGCATTTTTCAGAAGGCTTCGGTAACACCGCAATTGTCTGAACCATCGTCCGTTGTAAACGGCGGTCGAATAGTGCAGCGCTTGGCGGTTGATAAGTGTGGCGCTCGGGGTGAACGGGGGTTTAGTTTAGGGACGTTGGTGGGGGAGTGCAACGCATTCCTACCTGTTCCTCCTCCGGAGGAGGAACCACTTCGGCTCCACGAGCGGGCAGTGTTCGGTCGCCCAGCGCAACTGATTCCGCCTCCCATGTAAACAATGCGAGCTAGCGTCGAAACTACCGCATTCGCGGCGCTCGCGGCTGGTCGTTAATGCGCGCGACTCAGGCGAACAGCTGGCCGGCTGGCGTGCCTTCGCGCACGACCACGTGCAGATACGCCGAAGTCGTGACGATGTTGGCGTGCCCTGCCGCGTCGCGTATTTCGGCCAATGTGCGGCCGCCAGCCAACGCATGGCTCACAAACGTGTGCCGGCCGTCGTGGATCGAGAGCGATTCGAGGCGCGACTTCCCCAGGACCTTGCAGGCTGTCCGAAACCGCTGACGAATCGCCTGTCTCGTCAGCGTCTTGCCGCGGGTGCGGTTGATGGCGGAGACGACGAATCGGTCGCGGGCAGTTGCGCCCTCTTCCACGCGAAGCTGCTTCCATTCCACAAGCGTCTCCAAGGTGCGCCGGTCCCACCAAAGTGGAATTCGTCGAAGCCGCCGGCTCTTGGCCACCGCAGCACGAATCACGATGTGCGGTCGAGCGTCGGCGACCCGTACATCGTCCAACCGCAGGCTGGCAATCTCCGACACCCGCAGACCGCAGCAACAGGCCAGCCGGACAATCACGAGGTTCAGCCTGGTGTTTAGTGACCGCTTGGCCTTACGTTCCAGATCGGCCCGGACGGTCGCCAATTCGGTGCGGGACAGGAGCCGCCAAGAGTCGACCTGCCAAGTGGAGTAAATCGGCACATTTTGCATCGAAAGCGTCTCCGTCGGGCGTAGATGTTCGAGTTTGCACTACGCCTCGACACTTACCTCGCCAGCGGCCCGGCAGCAAGCGAACTTGTTACCACTTCCAGTGAATTGGTAACAACCTTGCGCGCGCCAGAGATGCTTTGGGCTCGCCTAAAACACGTCATTCCCAAGAGCTAAGTGGAAATCAGAAAGAAAATGCGATCTTGCTTAGCGCGCGTTCACACGTTCGATGCGCTGGCATGCCGGTGCAAATATGGCTGAATTCTCTTAGCAAGTGAGAATGTCGGTTGACCATCGCCGAAGGCCCTTGGTCGGCTCGGCGATGGTTGCTACGATCGTGCCTCACCCAATGATCAAGGAGCAACGATGGCCAAGAAGAAAAAGCTGGTGCGCAAGCCGTGGTCGCCAACCGAACTTAAGAGGTTTAAGTCGCTGGCCGGCAAGGTCTCAACCAAAGAGTTGGCAAGAATGTTCGGGCGTACGCCAGGTGCAATCGCTCAAAAAGCGCAGTATGAGGGGCTATCCCTTGCCGTGAAGAAGCGGAAGCGAAAATAGTCTGCGTTCACAGCAGAAACTCAGATGTCCAGCGATCGCATCGACGGCAGGTTCTCGCCTCCACAAGAAAGGCTAGACCATCCGCGGCTCAACAAGCTTCGGACGAAATGACTTGCGTCGAATCGCGAAGTTGGCCAACGAAGCCAACTCGTGGATTGCTGCCAATGCTAAACAGCATGCGGGCTAGTATGTCCAGCCATTTGAGGTCGCAATCGACTTTTTTTCCGCTTTCAAACGAACGTGCACATCGTCGCAGTCCTGATCAGTGAAGTAAGGACGCCCAGCACGAACGATTGTGGCTCTTACCGTCGTTGATTAGGCCAAGCGTCAACGCTATGGTTCGCCGCAAAGCAATTCATTCATTTTGTTGTGCTGGGGTCCGATTGGATTCTTTGTTCGTGTTCTGCAAAAGGAAGCGTTAATGTCCGACTACGTCGTCCGGCCTGCGTCGCGTGATCAGATCGCGCAGATGATCCGCCGAGTGCGGCCGCTACCGCGTCTCAATGAGACGGCGGTCGAGGAAGGCATCGCGACAGTGTTCGCTGCGTACGCTGAGCCGCACCGTGGGCATCACGACCTGCTTCATCTTCAGGAGTGCTTCGGGTGGCTGTATCATCTCGAACAGCTTCTTCCGGCCTTCGAGGATTACGAGGTTGACTCGCTAACTCTTTCTCTTGCCTTCCACGACTTCTTCTATGTGCCCGGAGCAAAGGATAACGAACAGCGCAGTGCAGCAGCAGGGCGTGTATTCGCCGCGAAGATCGGAGCAGAGCCGCCGACGATTCAGTGCACGGAAGATTTCATCCTCGCGACGCTGCCTAGCGAGCGGCCGTCGAGGGACATCCTCCAATTGCAACACGACATTGATTGGTGGGCGGTCGGTTCTCCACGCCCGCGTTACCAGCAATACGCGGCCGGTATCCGCAAGGAGTTCGACGACGGAAGCGGCGCGTATCCGCTGGGACGCCGCAGTTTTCTTGAGGACTGTGTAGGAAAACAGGTCTTTCTGACCCCGCTTTTCTCGATCTTCGAAGGCCAAGCACAAGCGAACATACTTTGGGAAATTGAACAGATGGCCGAATAGCTGCTGCGGGGACGGGTTGTGGTCGTATTTCGCCGCCCGCGCTAAAGCGGCCTGCACGTGAAATACAGGGGGAGCAACTTCAGGCGCATCCAG
This DNA window, taken from Planctomycetia bacterium, encodes the following:
- a CDS encoding ECF-type sigma factor translates to MSDVTRILSQIDSGDSSAAEKLLPLVYDELRKLAAARLAQEKPGQTLQATALVHDAYLRLVDVEKAQHWNSRAHFFGAAAEAMRRILVDQARRKQAQKRGGQGQRIPLDAADVGFESPADELLDIDVALARLAAEEPQSARLIQLRYFAGLSIEDAAELVGISRSTAYEHWSYARVRLKTLLGGE
- a CDS encoding DNRLRE domain-containing protein: MNRITGATMRWASHLLGAPLLLLIPFRLCLGATIQLSAAADNTIYDDPSASLSNGAGQFLNVGVTADGLVRRGLVRFDVAASIPPQSIITEAVLTLHLSQSQSGAEPVAIHRLLSAWGEGTSDALGGEGAGTAATADDATWVHRFFPDQLWATAGGDLVAMPRDTVVVGAPDFYHWGSNSLLVNDVQAWLEQPGSNFGWVVVAADEISNASGKRFDSRESPVLSNRPQLTVEYRTIPEPPSAGLAIGVVLMGGLCGKWRYRRYGL
- a CDS encoding site-specific integrase; translation: MQNVPIYSTWQVDSWRLLSRTELATVRADLERKAKRSLNTRLNLVIVRLACCCGLRVSEIASLRLDDVRVADARPHIVIRAAVAKSRRLRRIPLWWDRRTLETLVEWKQLRVEEGATARDRFVVSAINRTRGKTLTRQAIRQRFRTACKVLGKSRLESLSIHDGRHTFVSHALAGGRTLAEIRDAAGHANIVTTSAYLHVVVREGTPAGQLFA